One Candidatus Methylomirabilota bacterium DNA segment encodes these proteins:
- a CDS encoding DUF86 domain-containing protein, with product MLDAIAETRSYISGMSYDQFCEDAKTLKAVMWNLTIIGEAARHIPPTVEAAYPEIPWPQIRGMRNRIVHGYEQIDWEIVWKAVQEELPPLVPLFEKILRIAPD from the coding sequence CGGAGCTATATCAGTGGCATGAGCTACGATCAGTTTTGCGAAGACGCGAAGACGCTGAAGGCCGTTATGTGGAATCTGACGATTATCGGCGAAGCCGCCAGACACATCCCGCCAACCGTCGAGGCAGCTTATCCCGAGATCCCATGGCCACAGATACGTGGCATGCGAAACCGCATCGTTCATGGTTACGAGCAGATCGATTGGGAAATTGTCTGGAAGGCGGTTCAGGAAGAGTTGCCGCCCTTGGTCCCTCTGTTCGAGAAGATACTACGCATAGCACCCGACTAG
- a CDS encoding IS4 family transposase has protein sequence MNVGRTVFAQLMDFVPTYEFRQCVERYHGNYKIKSFSCWDQFLCMAFAQLAYRESLRDIEACLRGARAKLYHMGIRGTVARNTLAHANETRDWRIYADFAQVLIRTARALYADETFGVEFDQTVYALDATIIDLCLSVFPWAKFRKRKAAVKLHTLLDLRGNIPVLIHITPGNRHEVKLLDTLAIEAGAIYLMDRAYLDFARLYRVHQSHAYFVMQAKRNLVFRRLYSQPVDKSTGVQADQIITVAGFYSHRDYPEKLRRIRYYDAETKRRLVFLTNQFSLPALVIAQLYQCRWQVELFFKWIKQHLRIKAFYGTTENAVKTQIWIAISVYVLVAIVKKRLQLDRSLYTILQILSVTLFEKTPIEQALALVDYETPESDDANQLILRL, from the coding sequence ATGAATGTCGGAAGGACGGTCTTTGCCCAACTGATGGACTTTGTCCCTACGTACGAGTTTCGCCAATGCGTCGAACGCTACCACGGCAATTACAAGATCAAGAGCTTTTCCTGCTGGGATCAGTTCCTCTGTATGGCCTTTGCCCAACTGGCTTACCGAGAGAGTCTCCGGGACATCGAAGCGTGTCTGCGGGGGGCCAGGGCCAAGCTGTATCACATGGGGATCCGGGGCACCGTTGCCCGCAACACGCTGGCCCACGCCAACGAGACCCGCGACTGGCGCATCTACGCCGACTTCGCTCAGGTGCTGATTCGCACGGCCAGAGCCCTGTATGCCGACGAGACGTTCGGCGTGGAGTTCGACCAAACCGTGTACGCCCTCGACGCCACGATCATCGACCTGTGTCTGTCGGTGTTTCCCTGGGCCAAGTTCCGCAAGCGCAAGGCAGCGGTCAAGCTCCACACCCTGTTGGATCTGCGGGGCAACATCCCCGTGCTCATCCACATTACGCCCGGCAACCGGCACGAGGTCAAGCTCCTCGATACACTCGCCATCGAGGCTGGGGCCATCTACCTCATGGACCGGGCCTATCTGGATTTTGCGCGGCTGTACCGGGTGCATCAGTCGCACGCCTACTTCGTGATGCAGGCCAAGCGCAATCTCGTCTTCAGGCGTCTGTATTCCCAACCGGTGGACAAATCGACCGGGGTCCAGGCCGACCAAATCATCACCGTCGCCGGCTTTTACTCGCACAGAGACTACCCCGAGAAGCTCCGCCGTATCCGGTACTACGATGCCGAGACCAAGCGGCGGCTCGTCTTCCTGACCAACCAGTTCTCCCTTCCCGCCCTCGTGATTGCGCAGCTGTACCAATGCCGCTGGCAGGTCGAACTCTTCTTCAAATGGATCAAGCAGCACCTGCGAATCAAAGCCTTTTATGGCACGACCGAGAACGCCGTCAAGACTCAAATTTGGATCGCGATCTCCGTGTATGTGCTCGTCGCCATCGTCAAGAAACGCCTGCAACTGGATCGGAGTCTCTACACAATTCTACAGATTTTGAGCGTGACCCTTTTCGAGAAAACGCCCATTGAACAAGCGCTTGCGCTGGTCGATTACGAAACGCCAGAGAGCGATGACGCTAACCAATTGATTTTACGCCTCTGA
- a CDS encoding 2,3-diketo-5-methylthiopentyl-1-phosphate enolase, with the protein MATYRLAGGGDWTKKAETIALGMTVGSWPGLPAERQAALQRHAGRVVTVEGGLICIAYPLVNLTPDLPALLTATFGKLSMDGKIRLLDLTLPPTFAAAFAGPKLGVEGVRDRLGVHGRPLLMSIFKSCVGLTLAELAEGFFQQALGGVDLIKDDEIFFNDADAPFEQRLEVCLQAAERARRETGQRVLYAINLTGPVHRLPEKARRAIRLGATALLINVLPYGFDLLQRLAEDPEITVPLVAHPALAGALYPSDDYGIAAPLLLGTLMRLAGADLVLFPSPYGGMALERSAAMDLAARLTDHGCLLPHRPSFPVPSAGIHPGLVPHMMDDFGLDVVINAGGGIHGHPGGAAAGGRAFRAAIAATVASVPLEQAATGSSDLRAALDQWGGGKPRIPKGFPVE; encoded by the coding sequence ATTGCGACTTATCGTCTCGCCGGCGGAGGCGATTGGACGAAGAAGGCCGAGACGATCGCATTGGGCATGACGGTCGGCAGTTGGCCCGGCCTGCCCGCCGAGAGACAGGCGGCACTTCAGCGGCACGCCGGCCGCGTGGTGACGGTAGAGGGGGGCCTGATTTGTATCGCCTACCCTCTCGTCAATCTTACGCCCGATCTGCCCGCGCTGCTGACGGCCACCTTCGGCAAGCTGTCCATGGACGGGAAGATCCGTCTGTTGGATCTCACCCTGCCGCCGACTTTCGCGGCCGCCTTTGCCGGGCCGAAGCTGGGGGTGGAAGGGGTTCGCGACCGGCTCGGAGTGCACGGCCGGCCATTGCTCATGAGTATCTTCAAGTCCTGTGTGGGCCTCACGCTTGCCGAACTGGCCGAGGGTTTTTTTCAGCAGGCGCTGGGCGGCGTGGACCTGATCAAGGACGACGAGATCTTCTTCAACGATGCAGACGCCCCTTTCGAGCAGCGCTTGGAGGTATGCCTGCAGGCGGCGGAGCGGGCGCGGCGAGAGACGGGCCAGAGGGTGCTGTATGCGATCAACCTGACCGGCCCGGTGCATCGGCTGCCTGAGAAGGCCAGACGGGCGATCCGGCTTGGAGCGACTGCGCTGCTCATTAATGTCCTGCCCTACGGATTTGATCTCCTGCAGCGGTTGGCCGAGGATCCCGAGATCACCGTCCCGCTCGTGGCCCATCCAGCGCTGGCCGGAGCGCTCTACCCGTCTGACGACTACGGCATCGCTGCGCCGCTTTTGCTGGGAACCCTGATGCGACTGGCCGGGGCCGATCTGGTCCTATTCCCGTCCCCCTACGGCGGGATGGCCTTGGAGCGGTCCGCGGCCATGGATCTGGCTGCGCGACTGACGGATCACGGCTGCCTGCTGCCCCACCGCCCGAGCTTTCCGGTCCCGTCCGCGGGGATCCATCCGGGCCTGGTACCGCACATGATGGATGACTTCGGCCTCGATGTTGTGATCAATGCCGGCGGCGGCATCCACGGCCATCCGGGCGGAGCGGCTGCCGGCGGGCGGGCCTTCCGTGCGGCGATAGCCGCCACCGTGGCCAGCGTTCCTCTGGAACAGGCAGCCACAGGAAGCAGCGATCTGCGGGCGGCCCTTGACCAGTGGGGTGGCGGCAAGCCCCGAATCCCCAAAGGGTTTCCAGTTGAGTAG
- a CDS encoding MtnX-like HAD-IB family phosphatase: MSRQVVIFCDFDGTAAEQEVIVSLFQAFGPSGWEAVRDAIIAGTMSVREGVGYIFAQIPSCRVPEMVEYARRITTMRRGFREFLEYCRVHGHRFLLTSGGVDFFIYPILEGILSRDQIYCNGSDCSGPTVRILWPHVCDEQCQADCGMCKPSIMRRFPPERYHRVVVGDGVTDLQAAKLADLVVARDLLAVKCREAGIPYKPFETFYDVMAVLDRIGIEVHR; the protein is encoded by the coding sequence TTGAGTAGGCAGGTGGTTATCTTCTGCGACTTTGACGGGACCGCTGCTGAGCAGGAGGTCATAGTCTCTCTTTTCCAGGCCTTCGGGCCGTCAGGATGGGAGGCGGTGCGCGACGCGATCATTGCCGGAACGATGAGCGTGCGGGAGGGGGTCGGCTACATCTTTGCCCAGATTCCGTCATGTCGGGTCCCGGAGATGGTTGAGTATGCTCGACGGATCACCACCATGCGGCGCGGGTTTCGAGAGTTTCTGGAGTACTGTCGGGTCCATGGCCATCGATTTCTGCTGACCAGCGGCGGGGTTGACTTCTTCATCTACCCCATTCTGGAGGGGATCCTATCACGGGACCAGATCTACTGTAACGGCAGCGACTGCAGCGGCCCTACGGTACGTATCCTCTGGCCTCACGTGTGCGACGAGCAGTGTCAGGCCGATTGCGGGATGTGTAAACCCAGCATCATGCGGCGCTTTCCGCCCGAGCGATACCACAGGGTGGTGGTAGGGGACGGCGTCACGGACCTGCAGGCGGCCAAGCTGGCCGACCTGGTGGTGGCTCGCGATCTGCTGGCCGTCAAGTGCCGGGAGGCCGGGATCCCCTATAAGCCGTTTGAGACGTTCTATGATGTCATGGCGGTGCTCGATCGGATAGGGATCGAAGTACACCGATGA
- the mtnB gene encoding methylthioribulose 1-phosphate dehydratase, whose amino-acid sequence MAHHATEQARTALAEITADFSRRGWFPGTSGNLSARVSATGEPLLLTVSASGRDKASMAAADFLLVDDALQPVEPGVLHPSSEAVVHARIYEATGCGCVLHVHTVWNNLIAELFFSRGEVALRDLEMLKALDIWEEATEIRVPIVENLFHLPALADAMVSRITDPRVPGVLIRRHGLYAWGANPFEAKRHVEAFEFVWEYLFRWWTVGAGLVPAQKSDRKGGPNEPTETGQESIAGG is encoded by the coding sequence ATGGCGCACCACGCAACAGAGCAAGCCCGGACGGCCCTGGCCGAGATCACAGCCGACTTTTCCCGGCGGGGATGGTTCCCCGGGACAAGCGGTAACCTGTCGGCCAGGGTCAGCGCTACGGGCGAGCCGCTCCTACTGACCGTCTCCGCCAGTGGTCGGGATAAGGCGTCGATGGCGGCAGCCGACTTCCTCCTCGTGGATGATGCATTGCAGCCTGTGGAACCCGGGGTTTTACACCCTTCGTCCGAGGCTGTGGTGCATGCCCGCATCTACGAGGCTACGGGGTGTGGCTGCGTCTTGCACGTGCATACCGTGTGGAACAACCTGATCGCGGAGCTGTTCTTCTCCCGGGGTGAGGTTGCGCTCCGGGATCTTGAGATGCTCAAGGCGCTCGACATCTGGGAGGAGGCGACTGAGATCCGGGTTCCTATTGTGGAGAATCTCTTTCACCTGCCTGCCCTGGCAGACGCCATGGTCTCGCGGATCACCGATCCGCGGGTCCCTGGGGTATTGATCCGGCGCCATGGACTGTATGCCTGGGGCGCGAACCCGTTCGAGGCCAAGCGGCACGTCGAAGCCTTTGAGTTCGTGTGGGAGTACCTGTTCCGGTGGTGGACTGTGGGGGCAGGCCTTGTGCCAGCCCAGAAGAGCGATCGAAAGGGTGGCCCTAACGAGCCGACCGAGACAGGGCAAGAGAGTATTGCGGGAGGCTAA
- a CDS encoding cupin domain-containing protein — translation MAAIKLYPDNRCIEDPVEMVRLLEGEGLLYRNWDVSKLRSGLRDNYALTEAEKTEILAVFKKEVESLKVEGGYVAADVVVLSDKTPDLETLLGKFSREHHHSEDEVRFVVDGHGIFTIRGRSGRCVELTVGPGDLITVPAGTRHWFTLAEDRRIKCIRLFQDPAGWAAIYNDAPAAFQLDSRKGA, via the coding sequence ATGGCGGCGATCAAGCTATACCCTGATAACCGGTGCATCGAAGATCCGGTCGAGATGGTGAGGCTTCTCGAAGGGGAGGGCCTCCTCTACCGCAACTGGGATGTGTCGAAACTGCGAAGTGGATTGAGGGACAACTACGCCCTGACCGAGGCTGAAAAGACGGAGATTCTGGCGGTATTCAAAAAGGAGGTGGAATCGCTCAAGGTCGAAGGGGGATATGTTGCGGCCGATGTCGTGGTCCTCTCCGACAAGACCCCCGACCTGGAGACGTTGCTCGGCAAGTTCAGCCGTGAGCACCACCACAGCGAGGACGAGGTCCGATTCGTGGTTGACGGCCACGGTATCTTCACGATCCGTGGGCGGAGTGGCCGCTGCGTCGAGCTGACTGTCGGTCCTGGTGATCTGATTACCGTGCCTGCGGGTACCCGCCATTGGTTCACCCTGGCCGAGGATCGACGGATCAAGTGCATTCGCCTCTTCCAGGATCCTGCCGGTTGGGCCGCCATCTACAATGACGCTCCGGCTGCGTTTCAGCTTGACAGCCGGAAGGGCGCCTGA
- a CDS encoding TVP38/TMEM64 family protein, whose protein sequence is MKKTSLLAVIVSGTIALVFAVGWVSLDGWRELLTYYTDEGAVARYIKTFGPYGPLIFIGLQILQVVAAPIPGEATGIIGGYLFGTFGGFLYSTIGLTIGSCLAFGLGRWLGHHFIRRIITPETYYKFYFITRSQGKLVTFLLFLFPGFPKDFLCYILGASPLPFRTFFLLSTVGRIPGTWLLSMQGREIRTAHYGTFLALLFLAVAGLAALYIYRDRVFRWMKLRQLQKERRQRGAARGSGLG, encoded by the coding sequence ATGAAGAAAACCAGCCTGCTCGCGGTCATTGTGAGCGGAACTATCGCCCTTGTTTTTGCTGTGGGCTGGGTTTCGCTGGATGGATGGCGAGAACTGCTCACCTATTACACGGACGAAGGGGCTGTAGCCCGGTACATCAAAACCTTCGGCCCGTATGGACCTCTCATCTTCATCGGGCTCCAGATCCTCCAGGTAGTGGCGGCGCCGATCCCTGGTGAGGCGACAGGCATCATTGGCGGATATCTCTTCGGGACCTTCGGAGGCTTCCTCTACTCCACTATTGGCCTGACCATCGGCTCTTGTCTCGCCTTCGGCTTGGGCCGATGGCTGGGACATCATTTTATCCGCCGCATCATCACACCGGAGACGTACTATAAGTTTTACTTTATTACACGGTCTCAGGGGAAGCTGGTCACCTTCCTGCTCTTTCTCTTCCCCGGCTTCCCGAAGGACTTCCTGTGCTACATCCTCGGCGCTAGTCCGCTGCCGTTTCGCACCTTCTTTTTGCTGAGCACTGTGGGCCGCATCCCTGGCACCTGGCTCCTCTCCATGCAGGGAAGGGAAATTCGTACCGCCCACTATGGCACCTTTTTAGCCCTACTCTTCTTGGCGGTGGCAGGGCTCGCGGCACTCTACATATACCGAGACCGGGTTTTCAGGTGGATGAAGCTCCGTCAGCTGCAGAAAGAGCGCCGGCAGAGAGGTGCGGCGAGAGGCTCGGGGCTCGGATGA
- the crcB gene encoding fluoride efflux transporter CrcB, with the protein MGKVLLVGIGGFLGSVARYLVSGYIQDRTGEIFPFGTLAVNVIGCFVIGGLSELAEARGFLSPEARALVVIGVLGGFTTFSTFGNETVNLLRDGEWAFAAINLLTHAVLAIGAVWVGRTTAHTVWR; encoded by the coding sequence GTGGGGAAGGTTCTGCTCGTAGGCATTGGGGGGTTTCTCGGTTCGGTCGCCCGCTACCTGGTCAGTGGGTACATTCAGGATCGGACGGGCGAAATATTCCCCTTTGGCACCCTGGCAGTCAACGTAATCGGCTGCTTCGTAATCGGAGGCCTTTCCGAGCTGGCAGAAGCGCGCGGCTTCCTGTCACCGGAGGCGCGCGCGTTGGTGGTGATCGGTGTACTGGGCGGGTTCACGACCTTCTCGACCTTCGGCAACGAGACGGTCAACCTGCTGCGTGACGGCGAGTGGGCGTTCGCCGCCATAAATCTGCTGACCCATGCGGTGTTGGCGATCGGGGCGGTCTGGGTCGGTCGGACGACGGCGCACACCGTCTGGAGGTGA
- a CDS encoding DUF190 domain-containing protein — protein MMLPQEGYLLRIFIGESDRHSGKPLYEWVVLKAREQGLAGATVLRGLMGYGAHSRLHTFKIERLSLDLPVVVEIVDSREKLDAFLDLIDDDITEGLATIEKVHVRLYRSRKAE, from the coding sequence ATGATGCTCCCTCAGGAAGGCTACCTGCTCCGGATCTTCATTGGCGAAAGCGACCGTCACTCCGGGAAGCCGTTGTACGAGTGGGTCGTACTCAAGGCGCGCGAACAGGGGCTGGCCGGCGCGACAGTGCTTCGAGGGCTGATGGGATACGGCGCGCACAGCCGACTTCATACGTTCAAGATCGAACGGCTGTCGCTCGATCTGCCGGTTGTCGTGGAGATTGTCGACAGCCGCGAGAAGCTCGATGCATTTCTCGATCTGATCGATGACGACATCACGGAGGGCCTGGCCACGATTGAGAAGGTACACGTTCGCCTGTACCGAAGCAGGAAGGCCGAGTAG
- a CDS encoding squalene/phytoene synthase family protein, which translates to MKHQDLLGPLLKRVSRSFYLTLSAVPGDLRRPIGLAYLFARAADTIADTTLISRADRLKYLELFRDAIREGRAERLPAITEALGERQQVAAERELLTRLEEGFIILSSLGPSDQAMVRGVVLTLTEGMVMDLTTFPGEDEGHLVALETRADLDRYTYYVAGCAGEFWTDIHLAHRPSLARWDRELMRQRGVRFGKGLQMTNVLRDLPKDLRIGRCYLPRQELEPLDLQPADLLDPTTAKKVKPLLHSLLALTLEHYQEGWAYTLAIPRHEVRMRLACVWPLFIGLKTLALLERSPNLLDPGMVIKVPRGAVYGIVARSLTLIGSNAALDRYYRRLWRSVLVSE; encoded by the coding sequence ATGAAGCATCAAGACCTGCTCGGCCCGCTCCTCAAGCGGGTCAGTCGCTCATTCTATCTGACCCTGAGCGCGGTTCCAGGCGATCTGCGGCGGCCGATCGGCTTGGCCTATCTGTTCGCCCGAGCGGCAGATACTATCGCCGATACCACCCTCATCAGCCGCGCCGACCGCCTGAAGTACCTCGAGCTGTTCCGGGACGCAATCAGGGAAGGAAGGGCCGAACGGCTCCCAGCGATCACAGAAGCGCTGGGAGAACGCCAGCAGGTGGCGGCCGAACGGGAACTGCTCACCCGTCTCGAGGAAGGGTTTATTATCCTTTCTTCCCTCGGTCCGTCCGACCAAGCGATGGTCCGCGGCGTGGTCCTCACCCTGACGGAAGGAATGGTCATGGATCTGACTACCTTCCCCGGAGAGGATGAAGGTCACCTCGTCGCGCTGGAGACCCGAGCCGACTTGGACCGCTATACCTACTACGTGGCTGGGTGTGCGGGGGAGTTTTGGACCGACATCCACCTGGCACATCGCCCCTCCCTTGCCCGTTGGGATCGGGAGTTGATGAGGCAACGTGGCGTCCGGTTCGGGAAGGGGCTTCAGATGACCAACGTTCTGCGTGACCTTCCGAAGGACCTCCGCATTGGCCGCTGTTATCTCCCCAGGCAGGAGCTGGAACCGCTTGACCTGCAGCCCGCTGATCTGCTCGACCCAACCACCGCGAAGAAGGTCAAACCGTTGCTACACTCCCTCCTGGCGCTGACCCTCGAGCATTACCAGGAAGGCTGGGCCTATACCCTGGCAATCCCACGGCACGAAGTCCGAATGCGCCTGGCCTGTGTCTGGCCCCTATTCATCGGCCTCAAGACGCTGGCGCTACTCGAACGATCGCCCAATCTGCTGGATCCAGGTATGGTGATCAAGGTCCCGCGTGGCGCCGTCTATGGCATCGTGGCGCGCTCGTTGACGTTGATCGGCTCCAACGCGGCCCTGGATCGATACTACCGGCGCCTGTGGCGAAGCGTATTGGTTTCCGAATAG
- a CDS encoding acylphosphatase produces the protein MAEHKYVRAHVLISGRVQGVCFRAYTVDEAAAAGIAGWVRNTSDGRVEAVFEGDKPAVEALIAWCRHGPPAARVNGVEVVWGEPKGESGFGIRY, from the coding sequence ATGGCAGAGCACAAGTACGTCAGGGCCCATGTTTTGATCTCGGGGCGGGTCCAAGGTGTCTGTTTCCGCGCCTATACGGTCGATGAGGCGGCGGCCGCCGGTATCGCCGGTTGGGTGCGGAATACGTCGGATGGCCGGGTTGAGGCGGTGTTCGAGGGCGACAAGCCAGCTGTTGAGGCACTGATCGCCTGGTGTCGGCACGGCCCACCGGCCGCGCGAGTGAACGGTGTTGAGGTCGTCTGGGGGGAGCCCAAGGGTGAGTCGGGCTTCGGGATCAGGTATTGA